The following proteins are encoded in a genomic region of Sulfurimonas sp. HSL3-7:
- a CDS encoding RecB-like helicase, with product MSEFIPFHAYEASAGAGKTFSLVVRYLSLLFMGEDADKILALTFTNKAANEMQERIVETLMYFQERDERFEVARVTGIDVETLLTLRQEVLAQFLKSDAKVMTIDKFFAKILRKFSLHAGLMPTFSTFASQHEIKILARFLTLANVKGKESELIALSTMASKRLSDIFGLLNELYAKRKELKSQKFQQRDYISIENEIMRNFSSLQSMVFASNMSDGAKKTMQCESVDDILSKAWIEKDTLEYWQYKKGFSPEMDERLHTIQILLPDYMKAKEAQFFHSLMALLDIYEEAKMMVAKEESELSFDDITNLVYTLLKERVDSAFLYFRLDAKIAHVLLDEFQDTSVVQFDILKPIIDEIASGKGINERSSLFIVGDVKQSIYRFRGGTKELFYHVTGKYGVTVENLLTNYRSDANVVGFVNTVFENKIRNYKPQLVRDKAGEGYVEVINNDDALAGMAEKVLALIEKGADPDSIAVLTQTNRDGTEVEALLRELGIDVVTETTSLLINQKNIRALIEYLKYSYFNENIYARNFFALLELEVGTLKPCNINASDLADELLTVIDEYRLFDGDLNLLLFLQLLSNYSDIEQFLFEYERLDATAAQADLHGVRVLTVHKSKGLEFENVIVMDRLGRAKADTSTIIYQYEGITLQKIYLRMKKRASFDLGYAQALEDEERLNHEDAMHALYVAFTRARNRLYIIQKSKESKFDILALEEQIWGEEKIEQRGVAVQAESKPFAYEACNYGQQSEIIKEENEEEDKDQHAIEFGLALHYTMEMMGGFDAGAIEEAVSVAMNRYGAYLSEADFVSIQRRISHLVKDDTFKALSSGIVTKERAISYKGELRYIDLLVQHEDGWVVMDYKSAKGHSEQYNKQVSFYKQAIASITKEKVSGYLIYMLEEGCEIVEVQGDAR from the coding sequence ATGTCTGAGTTTATCCCTTTTCACGCGTATGAGGCTAGTGCCGGTGCGGGCAAGACGTTCTCCCTGGTCGTACGCTACCTCTCGCTGCTGTTTATGGGGGAAGATGCCGACAAGATTCTGGCTCTGACCTTTACCAACAAAGCGGCCAACGAGATGCAGGAGAGGATCGTCGAGACATTGATGTACTTTCAGGAACGTGATGAACGTTTTGAGGTGGCCCGTGTCACCGGTATCGATGTGGAGACACTCCTGACGCTGCGTCAAGAGGTCTTGGCGCAGTTTTTGAAGTCCGATGCCAAGGTGATGACGATCGACAAGTTCTTTGCCAAGATTTTGCGCAAGTTCTCCCTGCATGCGGGGTTGATGCCGACCTTCTCGACTTTTGCATCACAGCATGAGATCAAGATCCTGGCCCGGTTCCTGACCTTGGCCAATGTTAAAGGAAAGGAGAGTGAACTGATTGCACTTTCCACCATGGCCTCGAAACGTCTTTCGGACATCTTCGGGCTGCTTAACGAGCTCTACGCAAAACGCAAAGAGCTGAAAAGTCAGAAATTTCAGCAGCGTGATTATATTAGCATTGAGAATGAGATCATGCGTAACTTCTCGAGTCTGCAGAGCATGGTTTTTGCTTCCAATATGTCCGACGGTGCCAAAAAGACAATGCAGTGTGAGAGCGTTGACGATATCCTTTCCAAAGCGTGGATCGAGAAAGACACCCTGGAGTATTGGCAGTACAAAAAAGGCTTTTCTCCGGAGATGGATGAACGTCTTCATACGATTCAGATCCTGCTCCCAGACTACATGAAAGCCAAAGAGGCACAGTTCTTTCACTCTCTTATGGCGCTTCTGGATATCTATGAAGAGGCGAAGATGATGGTGGCGAAAGAGGAGAGTGAACTCTCTTTTGATGACATTACCAACCTGGTCTACACTCTTCTGAAAGAGCGTGTAGACAGCGCGTTCTTATATTTCAGACTCGATGCGAAGATCGCCCATGTGCTGCTCGACGAGTTTCAGGATACTTCCGTTGTACAGTTTGACATACTCAAGCCGATCATCGACGAGATCGCCTCCGGAAAGGGCATTAACGAGCGCAGTTCACTTTTTATCGTCGGGGATGTAAAACAGTCCATCTACCGTTTCCGAGGCGGGACCAAAGAGCTTTTCTACCACGTCACCGGCAAATACGGTGTGACAGTGGAGAACCTGCTGACAAACTATCGCAGCGATGCCAACGTGGTCGGTTTTGTGAATACGGTCTTTGAAAACAAGATTAGGAACTATAAGCCGCAACTGGTGCGCGACAAGGCCGGGGAAGGGTATGTCGAAGTCATCAACAACGATGATGCTTTGGCGGGAATGGCGGAGAAGGTCCTCGCTCTGATAGAGAAGGGGGCCGATCCGGACAGTATCGCTGTCTTGACACAGACAAACCGCGACGGTACAGAAGTCGAAGCACTTTTACGGGAATTAGGCATTGATGTCGTGACGGAGACGACGTCTCTTTTGATCAACCAAAAAAACATTCGTGCTCTGATAGAGTATTTGAAGTACTCCTATTTCAACGAGAACATCTACGCCCGTAATTTCTTTGCCCTTTTGGAGCTGGAGGTTGGAACGTTAAAGCCGTGCAATATCAATGCGTCCGACCTTGCCGACGAATTGTTGACGGTGATAGATGAATACAGGCTTTTTGACGGTGACCTGAACCTTCTGCTCTTTTTACAGCTGCTAAGCAATTACAGCGACATTGAGCAGTTCCTATTTGAGTACGAGCGTCTTGACGCTACAGCGGCACAGGCAGACCTGCATGGTGTCCGGGTATTGACGGTGCATAAATCGAAAGGTCTGGAATTTGAAAATGTCATTGTCATGGACAGACTGGGACGGGCGAAAGCCGATACAAGTACGATCATCTATCAATATGAGGGGATCACGCTTCAAAAGATCTATCTGCGAATGAAAAAACGGGCCAGCTTTGATCTGGGGTACGCTCAAGCCTTGGAAGATGAGGAACGTTTGAATCACGAGGATGCAATGCATGCCCTGTACGTCGCCTTTACCCGTGCTCGTAACCGGCTTTACATCATACAAAAGTCAAAAGAGTCCAAATTTGACATCTTGGCGCTGGAGGAGCAGATATGGGGCGAAGAAAAGATCGAACAACGGGGTGTTGCAGTACAAGCGGAGAGTAAGCCCTTTGCCTATGAAGCGTGCAACTACGGTCAACAGAGTGAGATCATCAAAGAGGAGAACGAGGAGGAGGATAAAGACCAGCACGCCATCGAGTTCGGTCTTGCGCTGCACTATACGATGGAAATGATGGGCGGTTTTGATGCCGGTGCCATTGAAGAAGCGGTCAGTGTTGCCATGAACCGTTACGGTGCCTATCTTAGCGAAGCTGATTTTGTCAGTATCCAAAGACGGATCAGCCATCTTGTGAAGGATGATACATTCAAGGCACTCAGCAGTGGTATAGTCACGAAAGAACGTGCCATTAGCTACAAGGGCGAACTGCGTTATATCGATCTTTTGGTACAGCATGAGGATGGATGGGTCGTTATGGATTACAAGTCTGCCAAAGGCCACAGTGAGCAGTATAACAAACAGGTCAGTTTCTATAAACAGGCGATTGCAAGCATTACCAAAGAGAAGGTGTCCGGATATCTTATCTATATGCTTGAAGAGGGGTGTGAGATCGTCGAAGTGCAGGGTGACGCCAGATAG
- a CDS encoding class I SAM-dependent methyltransferase, with translation MTERFDKAAKEWDKSDKRTQLARNIGSGIVEHVELTPEMHLMDFGAGTGLLAEHVVPRVARVSAVDISQGMLDELVVKPSLQGKVAAYCQNILHEPLEDDFDGIVSAMALHHVEDTDEILKVFYDHIKPGGFVALADLDKEDGTFHSDGNDGVFHFGFEREEFRSKLESAGFKNIHFYTVHTFEKENSRTYDVFLATAYK, from the coding sequence ATGACAGAACGTTTTGACAAAGCCGCCAAAGAATGGGATAAAAGCGATAAGCGTACGCAGCTGGCACGTAATATCGGCAGTGGCATCGTAGAACATGTCGAACTGACACCGGAGATGCATCTGATGGACTTCGGTGCGGGTACGGGACTGCTGGCCGAACATGTGGTCCCGCGGGTCGCCAGGGTCTCTGCCGTCGATATTTCGCAGGGGATGCTCGATGAATTGGTCGTCAAACCTTCGCTGCAGGGGAAGGTGGCAGCCTACTGCCAAAACATTCTGCATGAGCCTCTCGAAGATGACTTTGACGGCATCGTTAGCGCGATGGCGCTGCATCATGTCGAAGATACCGACGAGATACTGAAAGTCTTCTATGACCACATAAAACCCGGTGGTTTTGTTGCGCTTGCCGATTTGGACAAAGAGGACGGAACCTTCCACAGCGACGGCAACGATGGGGTGTTCCACTTCGGGTTTGAGCGCGAGGAGTTCCGCTCGAAACTTGAGTCGGCCGGCTTTAAGAATATACATTTCTATACGGTGCACACCTTCGAAAAAGAGAACAGCCGGACCTACGACGTTTTTCTGGCGACAGCCTATAAATAG
- a CDS encoding 3-dehydroquinate dehydratase, with amino-acid sequence MCKSRGLAALILTLLLSNTLFAEYLYKDDVVQRDSFTEEIDKIGSELYEKTGVSLYLVMVRDLDENQSIAGYELALAKELPQPAVILSFVELKKQVQILASPTSLYNDFDKEKVLSPNATFIGAVVSSIMFARSFDDIKEFMSNYGGVILPVLAERAKGDDIVNKYAVAMFNGYSEIAEQIAGSYGVELESAAGNENKMAIDVIRLIFYGVLLLFVLKYIRGKFFSSRSKVDEENSEK; translated from the coding sequence TTGTGTAAATCACGAGGGCTAGCGGCCCTCATTCTCACTCTTCTTCTTTCCAATACCCTTTTTGCAGAGTATCTATACAAAGACGATGTTGTTCAAAGAGACAGTTTTACAGAAGAGATCGACAAGATCGGTAGTGAACTGTATGAAAAGACAGGTGTTTCCCTTTATCTTGTTATGGTTCGAGACCTGGATGAAAACCAGAGTATTGCCGGTTATGAGTTGGCACTTGCAAAAGAGTTGCCGCAGCCGGCTGTGATATTAAGCTTTGTGGAGCTTAAAAAGCAGGTGCAGATATTGGCCAGTCCCACATCACTTTACAATGATTTTGACAAAGAGAAGGTGCTAAGCCCCAATGCAACCTTTATCGGTGCCGTCGTCTCTTCCATTATGTTTGCCCGTAGTTTTGATGACATCAAAGAGTTTATGAGCAACTACGGTGGTGTTATCCTTCCTGTCTTGGCAGAGAGGGCAAAGGGGGACGACATTGTCAATAAGTATGCCGTTGCGATGTTTAACGGCTATTCCGAGATCGCGGAGCAGATAGCAGGCTCGTACGGCGTTGAACTTGAGAGTGCAGCAGGTAATGAAAATAAAATGGCTATTGATGTCATTCGTTTAATCTTTTATGGTGTACTTCTACTCTTTGTATTAAAATACATTAGAGGAAAGTTCTTTAGTTCTCGTTCTAAAGTAGATGAAGAAAACAGTGAAAAATAG
- a CDS encoding PD-(D/E)XK nuclease family protein — MSLKTTILPTSRAIRSQILKEQSHDGFLSNYLTIGEFLQRAIHVKGYHRIDEDTRTLLLLEAADFKNFATLNIERNFFTFTQNASYLFRFYEELSGELVDIGSLEYADTYGDYEEHITILQELHRRYRDLCEEKKILDPIFLPQHYKLNENYLKTLGEVELYALGYLTNFELEVLTSCAEIIPLFLRFRANEFNVKLTNKFVKIGVPVVKNSSQRINLQTMAVDDVRPNNEEINATVESFSQSLLQVGFIKQKVYALIKEGVAPEKIVVVLPDESFAQHLRRFDTEGNFNFAMGIPLSQSIFVESLDAVMQYMENATVENRARLNRIGVELLEGLYANYRSAVSGLDFSALMEPFLEKEHDQAVIDIVREELYYFEKILPFLQESPLKSALHLFANRLRAKSIDDVRGGKITVMGVLETRLVEYEGVIVVNFNEGVVPRKSEKDLFLNSTTRHNAGLPTTSEREDLQKLYYHSLFAQASKVMIAYVSSSDSVPSRFLTQLGLELGGGQQDEYYAPVVMPVQFHEKRPLTPIEGEYDFTKHSLSATGLKTFLTCKRKFYHKYVEGIKNHEIAQDMPKEHEVGTALHEALKIVYEGQNSFSDIAELRKAVAKALESCSGKSVLDKYLHKLWMKRLEPFFEREIERFRETRVHACEKKLETEARGIKLAGVVDRIDMTVDGLEVLDYKSGKYMTYTLKTLEGAKDFQLEFYFLLASTLGEVNNCGFYDLNNGKIVYEPVLNEKLEKLYSVLDELRETKHFDFQMTEKLSDCSYCEYAYLCQRGG, encoded by the coding sequence ATGTCTCTTAAAACCACCATCCTTCCTACTTCACGTGCTATCCGGTCACAGATCTTGAAAGAACAGTCTCACGACGGGTTTCTCTCCAACTATCTGACAATAGGCGAATTTTTGCAGCGGGCAATACATGTGAAAGGTTATCACCGAATAGACGAGGACACAAGGACGCTTCTTTTGCTCGAAGCGGCGGATTTTAAGAACTTCGCAACGCTGAACATTGAGAGGAACTTTTTTACTTTTACACAAAATGCGAGCTATCTGTTTCGTTTTTATGAAGAGTTGAGCGGTGAACTGGTCGATATAGGAAGTTTGGAATATGCCGATACCTACGGGGATTATGAAGAGCACATAACGATCCTTCAAGAGCTCCACAGGCGTTATAGAGATCTCTGCGAAGAGAAGAAGATACTGGATCCGATCTTTCTGCCGCAGCACTACAAACTCAATGAAAATTATCTGAAAACGCTTGGCGAAGTGGAGCTTTATGCCCTTGGATACCTGACAAACTTTGAGTTGGAAGTATTAACCTCATGTGCCGAGATCATCCCTCTTTTCCTACGTTTCCGTGCCAATGAGTTTAATGTAAAACTGACAAACAAGTTCGTAAAGATCGGCGTCCCAGTGGTAAAGAACAGTTCACAGCGCATTAACCTGCAGACCATGGCAGTTGATGATGTCCGGCCTAATAACGAAGAGATCAATGCCACGGTAGAGAGCTTTTCACAGTCACTATTGCAAGTCGGGTTTATAAAACAGAAGGTCTACGCCCTCATTAAAGAGGGGGTGGCGCCCGAGAAGATCGTTGTGGTACTGCCCGATGAGAGCTTTGCGCAGCATCTGCGCCGTTTTGATACGGAGGGGAACTTTAACTTTGCTATGGGCATTCCACTTTCGCAAAGTATCTTTGTCGAAAGTCTTGACGCGGTGATGCAGTATATGGAGAACGCTACGGTTGAAAACAGGGCCCGGCTGAATCGTATCGGAGTAGAACTGCTTGAGGGCTTGTATGCAAACTACCGTTCCGCTGTCTCCGGTCTGGACTTTTCGGCTCTGATGGAGCCGTTTTTAGAGAAAGAGCATGACCAGGCGGTGATCGATATTGTACGTGAAGAGCTCTACTATTTTGAGAAGATCCTGCCCTTCTTGCAAGAGTCGCCTTTGAAGTCCGCCCTGCATCTCTTTGCCAACCGGCTGAGGGCAAAGTCCATTGACGATGTACGCGGCGGCAAGATCACGGTGATGGGGGTATTGGAGACCCGTTTGGTGGAGTACGAAGGGGTCATTGTCGTGAACTTCAATGAGGGCGTCGTCCCGCGTAAAAGCGAAAAAGATCTTTTTTTAAACTCGACTACAAGACACAATGCAGGTCTGCCGACGACCAGCGAGAGGGAAGACCTGCAAAAGCTCTATTACCACTCGCTTTTCGCCCAGGCTTCCAAAGTGATGATCGCGTATGTCAGTTCAAGCGATTCCGTCCCCTCGCGGTTTTTGACACAGCTTGGACTAGAATTGGGAGGCGGACAACAAGATGAGTATTACGCCCCAGTCGTCATGCCGGTTCAGTTCCATGAAAAAAGGCCACTCACCCCGATAGAGGGGGAGTATGACTTTACCAAACATTCTCTTTCAGCGACAGGCCTAAAGACCTTTCTGACCTGTAAACGCAAGTTTTATCATAAGTATGTCGAAGGCATCAAAAACCATGAAATCGCCCAGGATATGCCGAAAGAACATGAGGTCGGAACGGCCCTGCATGAGGCATTGAAAATTGTCTATGAAGGGCAAAACAGTTTCAGTGACATCGCAGAACTGAGAAAAGCAGTGGCGAAGGCTCTGGAGAGCTGCAGCGGCAAAAGTGTACTGGACAAATACTTGCACAAACTCTGGATGAAACGTCTGGAACCGTTTTTTGAACGCGAGATCGAGCGTTTCAGGGAGACACGTGTCCACGCCTGTGAGAAGAAGCTGGAGACCGAGGCGAGGGGAATCAAACTGGCCGGGGTAGTCGATCGTATCGATATGACGGTGGACGGCCTGGAAGTATTGGACTATAAAAGCGGCAAGTATATGACCTACACACTAAAGACGCTTGAGGGCGCAAAAGATTTTCAGCTGGAGTTCTACTTTCTGCTAGCGAGCACATTGGGTGAGGTCAATAATTGCGGCTTTTACGACCTTAATAACGGGAAGATCGTCTATGAACCGGTCTTGAACGAAAAACTGGAAAAACTCTACAGTGTCCTGGATGAACTGCGGGAGACCAAACATTTTGATTTCCAGATGACAGAGAAGCTGAGTGACTGCAGCTACTGTGAATACGCCTACCTCTGCCAAAGGGGAGGGTGA
- the ccoO gene encoding cytochrome-c oxidase, cbb3-type subunit II, translated as MFHWLEKHPFFFSVGVFVVIAFAGLIEIVPNFAQASRPVIGTKPYTTLELAGRHVYIKNSCNACHSQLIRPFKAETDRYGDYSLSGEYAYDRPFLWGSKRTGPDLMRVGNYRTTDWHENHMKDPAAVVPGTVMPAYPWMFTNESDIETAYAEQLTVKNVFSVPYNKELPMKDGSSAVVKLAETLEGAQASALEEAKLIAADMKDKSVQDAVAAGKIPEIVALIAYLNSLK; from the coding sequence ATGTTTCATTGGTTAGAAAAACACCCGTTCTTTTTCTCGGTTGGTGTATTTGTAGTTATCGCGTTTGCCGGTCTCATTGAGATCGTGCCAAACTTTGCGCAGGCATCACGTCCTGTCATCGGTACCAAACCGTATACAACACTTGAGTTGGCTGGTCGTCATGTTTACATTAAAAACTCATGTAATGCATGTCACTCACAGCTTATCCGTCCGTTTAAAGCAGAGACAGACCGTTACGGTGATTACTCTCTAAGCGGTGAGTACGCTTATGATCGTCCATTCCTATGGGGTTCAAAACGTACCGGTCCGGATCTTATGCGTGTTGGTAACTACCGTACAACGGACTGGCATGAAAATCACATGAAAGATCCTGCAGCGGTTGTTCCAGGAACTGTCATGCCGGCGTACCCTTGGATGTTTACAAACGAATCAGATATCGAGACAGCATATGCTGAACAACTGACTGTTAAAAATGTCTTCTCTGTTCCTTATAACAAAGAACTACCGATGAAAGACGGCTCTAGCGCAGTAGTTAAGCTTGCAGAGACTCTTGAAGGTGCGCAAGCGTCTGCTCTTGAAGAGGCGAAACTGATCGCTGCAGACATGAAAGACAAAAGTGTTCAAGATGCAGTTGCTGCCGGTAAGATCCCAGAGATCGTAGCACTGATCGCTTATTTGAACAGCTTGAAGTAA
- the ccoN gene encoding cytochrome-c oxidase, cbb3-type subunit I: MENRPLEYDYTVAKMFMLTTVLLGIVGMLIGVILAWELAFPSVNTLLGSGVAEYTNFSRLRPLHTDAVIFGFTVSGIFATWYYVGQRVLKVSMAESSFLMFMAKLQFWIYLLTVVAVVVSLLLGITTSKEYAEFEWPIDIAIVVVWVLWGINMFGLIGIRREKSLYISIWYYIATFLGVAMLYLFNNMEVPTMFLSGGLGAWWHSVSMYAGTNDALVQWWYGHNAVAFGFTVPIVAMIYYFLPKESGQAVFSYKLSLLSFWGLMFVYLWAGGHHLLFSTVPDWMQTMGSVFSVVLILPSWGSAINMLLTMKGEWQQVASSPLIKFMVLASTFYMFSTLEGPIQAIKSVNAIAHFTDWIVGHVHDGVLGWVAFMIMAALFHMAPRVFKREIYSKSLMNTQFWIQTLGVVLYFTSMWIAGITQGMMWRAHDEFGNLAYSFIDTVNVLHPYYTIRAVGGTLYLIGMFLFAWNMYKTMTAGRRVEENELQNASPMAA; this comes from the coding sequence ATGGAGAATCGTCCTTTAGAGTATGATTACACTGTTGCGAAGATGTTTATGCTTACGACTGTGTTGCTCGGAATTGTCGGTATGCTTATCGGTGTTATTCTGGCATGGGAACTTGCCTTTCCAAGTGTTAACACACTGTTGGGCAGTGGAGTAGCGGAGTATACAAACTTCTCTCGTCTGCGTCCGTTGCATACGGATGCAGTAATTTTTGGTTTTACCGTGAGCGGGATTTTCGCTACATGGTATTATGTGGGACAACGTGTTCTGAAAGTGTCAATGGCGGAATCGTCGTTCTTGATGTTCATGGCTAAACTTCAGTTTTGGATCTACCTGTTGACAGTTGTTGCTGTTGTCGTATCTCTTTTGCTGGGCATTACTACGTCGAAAGAGTATGCCGAGTTTGAATGGCCGATCGATATCGCGATTGTTGTCGTATGGGTACTATGGGGTATTAATATGTTCGGTTTGATCGGTATCCGCCGTGAAAAATCGCTCTATATCTCTATCTGGTACTACATTGCTACATTCCTAGGTGTTGCTATGCTTTACCTGTTTAACAACATGGAAGTTCCAACAATGTTCTTATCTGGTGGTCTTGGCGCATGGTGGCACTCTGTATCTATGTATGCAGGTACGAATGACGCACTTGTTCAATGGTGGTATGGTCACAATGCGGTTGCGTTCGGTTTCACCGTGCCAATCGTTGCAATGATCTACTACTTTCTGCCAAAAGAGTCTGGTCAGGCTGTATTCTCATACAAGCTTTCTCTCCTCTCTTTCTGGGGTCTGATGTTTGTTTACCTTTGGGCCGGTGGTCACCACCTTCTTTTCTCAACGGTACCGGACTGGATGCAGACAATGGGTTCAGTATTCTCTGTAGTATTGATCCTTCCGTCTTGGGGTTCTGCGATCAACATGCTTCTTACAATGAAGGGTGAGTGGCAACAAGTTGCGTCATCTCCATTGATCAAGTTCATGGTATTGGCATCGACATTCTATATGTTCTCTACGCTTGAAGGTCCTATCCAGGCGATCAAATCGGTAAATGCTATCGCACACTTTACAGACTGGATCGTTGGTCACGTACATGATGGTGTTCTTGGTTGGGTTGCATTCATGATTATGGCGGCACTTTTCCACATGGCTCCACGTGTATTTAAACGTGAGATCTACTCTAAGTCATTAATGAATACACAATTCTGGATTCAGACGCTTGGTGTTGTTCTTTACTTTACTTCTATGTGGATTGCGGGTATTACCCAAGGTATGATGTGGCGTGCGCACGATGAGTTCGGTAACCTTGCTTACTCATTCATCGATACAGTAAACGTACTTCACCCATACTACACAATCCGTGCAGTTGGTGGTACACTTTACCTAATCGGTATGTTCTTGTTTGCATGGAACATGTATAAAACTATGACTGCTGGTCGTCGTGTTGAAGAAAATGAACTTCAAAACGCTTCACCTATGGCAGCGTAA
- a CDS encoding FixH family protein encodes MSKKSQGKVWPYAIVLSILGIVAASVMTVVVAVQHPVEMSDMDMQNYHHYDANANDIIAAQIAFDKKYSIVYASQELNQDNAVVIYKVTDKEGMSVNDAKINIVLTRPDNRNSDIVMDTPAIENGLYVFNAGKLPLTGRWNIMAHIVVNGYERYYSLKADTRYPNVFEY; translated from the coding sequence ATGAGTAAGAAGTCACAAGGTAAGGTCTGGCCTTACGCGATCGTTTTATCGATCTTGGGGATTGTCGCTGCTTCAGTGATGACTGTCGTCGTAGCCGTGCAGCACCCTGTAGAGATGAGTGATATGGATATGCAGAACTATCACCATTATGATGCCAACGCCAATGATATCATTGCCGCTCAAATCGCTTTTGACAAAAAATATTCTATCGTTTATGCCAGTCAAGAGCTTAACCAGGATAATGCGGTCGTCATTTACAAGGTCACTGACAAAGAGGGTATGAGTGTAAACGATGCGAAAATAAATATTGTCCTGACAAGACCGGACAACCGCAACAGCGATATCGTTATGGATACACCGGCAATTGAGAACGGTCTTTATGTTTTCAACGCCGGAAAGCTTCCATTGACGGGACGCTGGAATATCATGGCTCACATCGTTGTAAACGGGTATGAACGCTATTACAGTCTAAAAGCAGACACGCGTTATCCTAACGTGTTTGAGTACTGA
- a CDS encoding cytochrome c oxidase, cbb3-type, CcoQ subunit codes for MDIETLQAYGYFFFTVFLVVVLYAYIYHLYTAKKKHGRDYEELSNMALRDDITDEPVNKVSDETEK; via the coding sequence GTGGATATTGAAACTTTACAGGCGTACGGTTATTTCTTCTTTACCGTTTTTTTGGTAGTAGTGCTTTATGCGTATATCTACCATCTCTATACGGCTAAGAAAAAGCATGGCCGTGATTATGAAGAGTTAAGCAATATGGCACTGCGTGATGATATTACCGATGAACCGGTAAACAAAGTCTCGGATGAGACAGAAAAGTAG
- a CDS encoding c-type cytochrome: MNKLTLAGIITVILMLGATYLAIDPKHGLGGDIVNMLAVAGAVALVIITVFVVIKYVRQMQTDTASGKLADENWDGIGEYKNELPAGWAFLFLGTIVWAMWYFIAGYPVNAYSQIGEYNEDVAVLNAKFEAEHANLDAETLVEMGESVFLVQCAPCHGLKADGIDGKAADLNKRISKESVLHVIMNGANNLKTDFPGGMPMGLNYSFASEAELNKLVDYVVAGLPESDTEGAALFQQGTCNSCHGERGEGMAFAGPKINGFDVPTVSSVLKDGKKGVIGAMPAFTNLTDVQTQAVSAYVTSLSK; encoded by the coding sequence ATGAATAAGTTAACCTTAGCGGGTATTATTACTGTCATTCTGATGCTCGGTGCAACTTATCTTGCAATCGATCCGAAACACGGACTTGGCGGCGATATAGTTAACATGCTTGCGGTTGCGGGTGCGGTTGCGCTTGTAATCATTACAGTATTTGTTGTAATCAAGTATGTTCGTCAAATGCAGACAGATACTGCTTCTGGTAAATTGGCAGATGAGAACTGGGACGGAATCGGCGAGTACAAAAATGAACTGCCGGCTGGTTGGGCATTTCTGTTTCTAGGCACGATTGTTTGGGCAATGTGGTACTTTATCGCAGGATATCCTGTAAATGCCTACTCTCAGATCGGTGAGTACAATGAAGACGTTGCCGTTCTGAATGCAAAGTTTGAAGCAGAACATGCTAACTTGGATGCTGAGACCTTGGTAGAGATGGGTGAATCTGTATTTTTGGTACAGTGTGCTCCATGTCACGGTCTTAAAGCAGACGGTATCGATGGCAAAGCAGCTGACCTGAACAAACGTATCTCGAAAGAGAGTGTACTTCATGTTATAATGAATGGTGCAAACAACCTGAAAACTGATTTCCCTGGCGGTATGCCGATGGGTCTTAACTACTCGTTTGCCAGCGAAGCTGAGTTGAACAAGCTGGTTGATTACGTGGTTGCAGGTCTGCCGGAGAGCGATACTGAAGGTGCGGCACTTTTCCAACAGGGTACATGTAACTCTTGTCATGGTGAAAGAGGCGAAGGTATGGCTTTTGCAGGACCGAAAATCAACGGTTTCGACGTACCGACAGTTTCATCTGTTCTTAAAGACGGTAAAAAAGGTGTTATCGGTGCAATGCCGGCATTTACCAACTTGACAGATGTTCAAACTCAAGCAGTTAGTGCTTACGTTACTAGCTTAAGCAAATAA
- a CDS encoding DUF4006 family protein — protein MNENRGVFVLDGITGMLIATVLLLSILAGLTVAAIGAQNRNANNFYDIEDAKSIKMIDTTSASHMVDVKVK, from the coding sequence ATGAATGAAAACAGAGGTGTATTCGTTTTAGATGGTATTACAGGGATGCTTATCGCAACAGTGCTGTTGCTGAGTATTCTTGCCGGTTTAACTGTGGCTGCTATCGGTGCACAGAACAGAAACGCCAACAACTTCTATGATATTGAAGATGCGAAGTCGATCAAAATGATCGATACGACATCAGCATCTCATATGGTTGACGTTAAAGTTAAATAA